A genome region from Brienomyrus brachyistius isolate T26 chromosome 23, BBRACH_0.4, whole genome shotgun sequence includes the following:
- the LOC125719238 gene encoding prolyl endopeptidase-like — protein MRWKFCFHFHFEQESDQQEGTAVLRTLPGERTDRRTRRALLVTMAFKYPAVRRDDSKVDVYHGVKVPDPYAWLEDLDSEETKAFVEEQNKLTMPYLEQCTIREKFHQRLTDLFDYPKYSCPYKRGDRYFYFHNQGLQNQDVLYVQDSLDGPASVFFDPNKLSEDGTVALKMARLSEECEYFAYGLSSAGSDWVTVHFMRATDLTPLPDTLERVKFSCLAWTHDACGIFYNCYPQQDGKADGTETTSNLNQKLYYHVIGTSQSEDILVAEFPDHPKWHSGVTVSDDGRYAMLSITEGCEPVNQLWYCDLQQLPNGITGLLPWVKLVDNFEAQYTYITNEGSVFTFRTNLQAPRYRVINIDLQKPEPDKWRSLIPQHDKDVLGFVSCINQNFLLVNYMHDVKDILQLFELSSGRLLKNLPLDLGTVVGLSCKKKHADFFYKFTSFTTPGIIYHCDLSLPSLEPTIFRQVEVKGIVRTDYETVQVFYPSKDSTKIPMFLVHARGIQKDGSHPVFLYGYGGFENCIQPYYNVAYLLFVRHVGGILAVANIRGGGEYGQTWHKAGSLGKKQNCFDDFQYAAEYLIREGYTSASRIAINGASNGGLLVGACVNQRPELFGCAVAEVGVMDMLKFHKFTIGHAWTTDYGCADDPEQFQWLTKYSPLHNLPPAPYQGPPYPAMLLLTADHDDRVVPLHTLKYCAALQHSVGNSPGQRQPLMVRVDTRSGHGAGKPTAKAILEYTHIFSFIAQTLGLSWKE, from the exons GTGGACGTGTACCACGGCGTGAAGGTGCCTGACCCTTATGCTTGGCTGGAGGACCTCGACAGCGAGGAGACCAAG GCCTTCGTGGAGGAGCAGAACAAGCTGACCATGCCCTACCTGGAGCAGTGCACCATCAGGGAGAAGTTTCACCAGCGGCTGACGGATCTTTTTGATTATCCTAAGTACAGCTGTCCCTACAAGCGGGGAGACAG GTACTTCTACTTCCACAATCAGGGCCTACAGAATCAGGACGTTCTTTATGTCCAAGACTCTCTGGATGGACCTGCATCTGTCTTCTTTGACCCCAACAAGCTTTCTGAGGACGGCACCGTCGCCTTGAAGA TGGCCCGCCTCTCTGAGGAGTGTGAGTACTTTGCCTATGGGCTGAGCTCTGCTGGTTCTGACTGGGTCACTGTGCACTTCATGAGAGCCACGGACCTTACACCCCTCCCCGACACCCTGGAGAGGGTGAAGTTCAGCTGCCTGGCCTGGACCCACGATGCCTGCGGCATTTTCTACAACTGCTACCCCCAACAGGATGGCAAGGCTGATG GCACAGAGACAACCTCTAACCTCAACCAGAAGCTCTACTACCATGTGATAGGCACCAGTCAATCAGAGGACATCCTGGTGGCGGAGTTTCCAGACCACCCCAAGTGGCATAGTGGAGTCACG GTGTCCGACGATGGCAGGTACGCCATGCTGTCCATCACTGAAGGCTGTGAGCCCGTCAACCAGCTGTGGTACTGTGACCTGCAGCAGTTGCCCAACGGCATCACAG GCCTGCTGCCGTGGGTGAAGCTGGTGGATAACTTTGAGGCGCAGTACACCTACATCACCAATGAGGGCAGCGTCTTCACCTTCCGCACCAATCTGCAGGCGCCCCGGTATAGAGTCATCAACATCGACCTGCAGAAGCCTGAGCCAGACAAGTGGAGAAGCCTCATCCCGCAGCACGATAAGGATGTGCTGG ggTTCGTGTCGTGTATCAATCAGAACTTCCTGCTGGTGAACTACATGCATGACGTGAAGGATATCCTGCAGCTCTTTGAGTTGTCATCTGGGCGTCTGCTGAAGAACCTGCCTCTGGACCTGGGCACCGTGGTCGGCCTCAGCTGCAAGAAGAAACACGCCGACTTCTTCTACAAGTTTACATCCTTCACCACCCCAG GGATCATCTATCACTGCGACCTAAGCCTGCCATCTCTGGAGCCCACCATCTTCAGACAGGTGGAGGTGAAGGGCATCGTGAGGACCGACTACGAGACCGTCCAG GTGTTCTACCCCAGCAAGGACAGCACCAAGATCCCCATGTTCCTGGTGCATGCTCGTGGCATCCAGAAGGATGGCTCGCATCCCGTCTTCCTCTACGGATATGGCGGCTTTGAAAACTGTATTCAGCCCTACTACAA TGTGGCCTACTTGCTGTTCGTGAGACACGTGGGCGGCATCCTGGCTGTGGCCAACATTCGGGGCGGAGGAGAATATGGACAGACCTGGCACAAAG CTGGCTCCCTTGGGaaaaaacaaaactgctttGATGATTTCCAGTATGCAGCGGAGTACCTGATCCGTGAGGGTTACACATCTGCCAGTCGAATTGCCATCAACGGGGCCTCCAACGGGGGTCTGCTCGTGG GGGCCTGTGTGAACCAGAGGCCAGAGCTCTTCGGTTGTGCCGTGGCTGAGGTGGGCGTCATGGACATGCTCAAGTTTCACAAGTTCACTATCGGCCATGCCTGGACAACCGACTACGGCTGTGCGGACGATCCGGAACAATTTCAGTGGCTGACAAA GTACTCCCCCCTGCACAACCTGCCTCCCGCCCCATATCAGGGCCCCCCTTACCCCGCCATGCTGCTGCTCACAGCTGACCACGACGACCGTGTGGTTCCTCTGCACACGCTGAAGTATTGTGCTGCCCTGCAGCACAGCGTGGGGAACAGCCCGGGGCAGAGGCAGCCGCTGATGGTTCGGGTGGACACCCGCAGCGGGCATGGCGCGGGCAAGCCGACCGCCAAGGCCATCTTAGAATATACTCATATCTTCTCCTTCATTGCACAGACCCTGGGCCTCTCATGGAAGGAGTAA